One Kribbella sp. NBC_00662 genomic region harbors:
- a CDS encoding putative leader peptide, whose amino-acid sequence MQVISNAPGDALTRRRHVDLLRVNSSGC is encoded by the coding sequence ATGCAGGTCATCTCGAACGCACCCGGCGACGCGCTCACGCGGCGCCGGCACGTCGACCTGCTGCGCGTGAACTCCTCGGGTTGTTGA
- a CDS encoding sulfite exporter TauE/SafE family protein, which translates to MRRLILIALLGSIAQLVDGTLGMAYGVTASTALLITGLSPAVASASVHLSEVGTTLASGLSHWRFGNVDWRVVALIGAPGAIGAFAGATFLSSLSTESASLWVAGLLLLLGVYILVRFGTGKVRAVIEGRPAGKFLGPLGLVAGFIDATGGGGWGPVANSALLSSGKLAPRRAVGSVNAAEFLVSVAASIGFLFGLGRDSLPYGIVAALLIGGVIAAPIAAWLVSRLATRWLGVAVGLVLILTNARTLLNGLDVTTGPRYAVYAALVAAWAALVLYGVRLARREPATAPEAVIDERELEPAS; encoded by the coding sequence GTGCGTCGTCTCATCCTGATCGCCTTGCTGGGCTCGATCGCCCAGCTCGTCGACGGCACGCTCGGCATGGCGTACGGCGTCACCGCCAGTACGGCACTGCTGATCACCGGGCTCTCCCCGGCCGTCGCCTCCGCCTCGGTGCACCTGTCCGAGGTCGGCACCACGCTGGCCTCGGGCCTGTCGCACTGGCGTTTCGGCAACGTCGACTGGCGCGTGGTCGCGCTGATCGGTGCGCCGGGCGCGATCGGTGCGTTCGCCGGCGCGACGTTCCTGTCCAGCCTGTCGACCGAGTCCGCGTCGCTGTGGGTCGCCGGACTGCTGCTCCTGCTCGGCGTCTACATCCTGGTCCGGTTCGGCACCGGGAAGGTCCGCGCCGTGATCGAGGGTCGCCCGGCCGGGAAGTTCCTCGGTCCGCTCGGTCTGGTCGCCGGCTTCATCGACGCCACCGGCGGTGGCGGCTGGGGACCGGTCGCGAACTCCGCGCTGCTGTCCAGCGGCAAGCTGGCGCCGCGGCGCGCGGTCGGGTCGGTGAACGCGGCCGAGTTCCTGGTCTCGGTCGCCGCCAGCATCGGCTTCCTGTTCGGCCTCGGTCGGGACAGCCTGCCGTACGGCATCGTCGCCGCACTGCTGATCGGCGGCGTCATCGCGGCGCCGATCGCCGCGTGGCTGGTGTCGCGGTTGGCGACCCGCTGGCTCGGGGTCGCGGTCGGCCTGGTGCTGATCCTGACCAATGCCCGCACCCTGCTGAACGGTCTCGACGTCACCACCGGCCCGCGGTACGCCGTCTACGCCGCCCTCGTCGCCGCCTGGGCAGCCCTGGTCCTCTACGGAGTCCGGCTCGCACGTCGCGAACCGGCCACTGCACCCGAGGCCGTCATCGACGAGCGCGAGCTCGAACCCGCTTCCTGA
- a CDS encoding ABC transporter substrate-binding protein, whose translation MSISAIRPFRLLAATLALTIAAAGCSRADGGADTQAASADKGPATELRLGYFPNVTHAAALVGLGKGLFTKELGSTKLVPTKFNAGPEEVGALLGGSLDAGFIGSGPAINAYAKSNGEAVRLIAGATSGGAQLVVKPTITKPEDLIGKTVVTPQLGNTQDVSLKKWLAQKNLTGKVKVTNLENAQTLDAFKKGDVDAAWLPEPWSSRLVLDAGAKVLLDEATLWPDGKFPTTVLIVRTQFLQEHPETVKALLSGLLAAIDYSAANPADAKTVVNAQLKEATGKALKPAVIDRAFKNIQITADPIASTFPQLAKDQVTAGIAKEAPKVAGFADLGPLNEVLSKAGKPTVDAAGLDSK comes from the coding sequence GTGAGCATCTCCGCCATCCGTCCGTTCCGTCTGCTCGCCGCAACCCTCGCCCTGACGATCGCCGCCGCAGGCTGCTCGCGCGCCGACGGGGGCGCCGACACCCAAGCCGCGTCGGCCGACAAGGGTCCCGCCACCGAGCTGCGGCTCGGCTACTTCCCGAACGTCACCCACGCCGCCGCGCTGGTCGGTCTCGGCAAGGGCCTGTTCACCAAGGAGCTCGGCAGCACCAAGCTGGTGCCGACCAAGTTCAACGCCGGTCCCGAGGAAGTCGGGGCGCTGCTCGGCGGCTCGCTGGACGCGGGCTTCATCGGCTCCGGTCCCGCGATCAACGCCTACGCGAAGTCCAACGGCGAGGCGGTCCGCCTGATCGCCGGTGCGACGTCCGGCGGCGCGCAGCTCGTGGTGAAGCCGACGATCACCAAGCCGGAGGACCTGATCGGCAAGACCGTCGTCACGCCGCAGCTCGGCAACACCCAGGACGTGTCGCTGAAGAAGTGGCTCGCGCAGAAGAACCTGACGGGCAAGGTCAAGGTCACCAACCTGGAGAACGCGCAGACGCTCGACGCGTTCAAGAAGGGCGACGTGGACGCGGCCTGGCTGCCCGAGCCCTGGTCGTCGCGGCTCGTCCTCGACGCGGGCGCGAAGGTGCTGCTCGACGAGGCGACGCTCTGGCCGGACGGCAAGTTCCCGACGACCGTGCTGATCGTCCGGACCCAGTTCCTGCAGGAGCACCCGGAGACCGTGAAGGCCTTGCTGTCCGGACTGCTCGCGGCGATCGACTACAGCGCCGCGAACCCGGCCGACGCCAAGACCGTGGTCAACGCCCAGTTGAAGGAAGCGACCGGTAAGGCGCTGAAGCCGGCTGTGATCGACCGGGCGTTCAAGAACATCCAGATCACCGCGGATCCGATCGCGAGCACGTTCCCGCAGCTGGCCAAGGACCAGGTCACCGCCGGGATCGCGAAGGAGGCGCCGAAGGTCGCGGGCTTCGCGGACCTCGGCCCGCTGAACGAGGTACTCAGCAAGGCAGGCAAGCCGACGGTCGACGCCGCCGGCCTGGATTCGAAGTAG
- a CDS encoding ABC transporter ATP-binding protein translates to MTATIETLPDVLSPVRFHQVGKTFGTGRKSVVALDGVDLEVEPGEFVCLLGASGCGKTTLLNLVAGLDQPTAGRIELNSSRPAVVFQEPALMPWLTAAGNVELPLRMAGVPKSERRAKAAELLELVRLAGLGDKRPHELSGGMRQRVALARALASTADGTDGKPALLLMDEPFSALDAITRDVLQGELLRIWRATGTAILFVTHDVREAVRLGQRVVLLSSRPGRVVQQWDVDDAPDAVDEINTALRKVISSHAA, encoded by the coding sequence ATGACCGCGACCATCGAAACCTTGCCGGACGTGCTGAGCCCGGTGCGCTTTCATCAAGTAGGCAAGACGTTCGGGACCGGCCGGAAGTCGGTGGTCGCGTTGGACGGCGTCGATCTCGAGGTCGAGCCCGGTGAGTTCGTCTGCCTGCTCGGCGCGTCCGGCTGCGGCAAGACCACGCTGCTGAACCTTGTCGCGGGCCTCGACCAGCCCACGGCCGGCCGCATCGAGCTGAACTCGTCCCGCCCGGCGGTCGTCTTCCAGGAGCCGGCGCTGATGCCGTGGCTGACGGCTGCCGGGAACGTCGAGCTGCCGTTGCGGATGGCCGGCGTACCGAAGTCGGAGCGCCGGGCGAAGGCGGCCGAGCTGCTCGAGCTGGTGCGGCTGGCCGGCTTGGGGGACAAGCGTCCGCACGAGCTGTCCGGCGGTATGCGGCAGCGCGTCGCCTTGGCGCGGGCGCTTGCGTCCACGGCGGACGGCACCGATGGCAAGCCGGCGCTGCTGCTGATGGACGAGCCGTTCTCCGCGCTCGACGCGATCACCCGCGACGTCCTGCAGGGCGAGCTGCTGCGGATCTGGCGAGCCACCGGTACCGCGATCCTGTTCGTCACGCACGACGTCCGCGAGGCCGTGCGTCTGGGGCAACGCGTCGTACTGCTGTCGTCGCGACCGGGCCGGGTCGTGCAGCAATGGGATGTGGACGATGCCCCCGATGCAGTCGACGAGATCAACACAGCACTGCGCAAGGTGATCAGCAGTCATGCCGCTTGA
- a CDS encoding ABC transporter permease produces MPLDVQEGSVEAGLDVLDTPVNTTEGSRVRRIAARVLPPVGAIVVLVAIWQALWAAAFWPEFKLPAPAAVWSQIWQLVTSGDILGLFWVSVHRAVIGFAISLLIAVPLGLAIANITVVRRGIGPLVSGLQSLPSVAWVPAAILWFGLNDRAIYWVVLLGAVPSIANGLVSGLDQVPPILPRVGKALGAGRFGGIRYILLPAALPGFLGGLKQGWAFSWRSLMAAELIATSPELGEGLGQYLHNGMSLSDISMVFAGIVLIFVVGVGIELLVFRPLENTVLRARGLRPVQ; encoded by the coding sequence ATGCCGCTTGACGTCCAGGAAGGATCGGTCGAGGCCGGACTCGATGTGCTCGACACCCCGGTCAACACCACCGAGGGGTCCCGGGTACGGCGGATCGCCGCGCGCGTCCTGCCGCCGGTCGGAGCGATCGTCGTCCTGGTCGCGATCTGGCAGGCGTTGTGGGCCGCGGCGTTCTGGCCCGAGTTCAAACTGCCCGCACCGGCGGCCGTCTGGAGTCAGATCTGGCAGCTGGTGACGAGCGGCGACATCCTCGGGCTGTTCTGGGTATCGGTGCACCGGGCGGTCATCGGCTTCGCGATCTCGCTGCTGATCGCCGTACCGCTGGGGCTCGCGATCGCCAACATCACCGTCGTACGCCGGGGCATCGGGCCGCTCGTCTCGGGTCTGCAGAGCCTGCCCTCGGTCGCATGGGTGCCGGCGGCGATCCTGTGGTTCGGGCTGAACGACCGCGCGATCTACTGGGTCGTGCTGCTCGGCGCGGTGCCGTCGATCGCGAACGGTCTGGTCTCCGGTCTCGACCAGGTGCCGCCGATCCTGCCGCGGGTCGGCAAGGCCCTCGGCGCCGGGCGGTTCGGCGGTATCCGGTACATCCTGCTGCCGGCCGCGCTGCCCGGGTTCCTCGGCGGACTCAAGCAGGGCTGGGCGTTCTCGTGGCGGTCGCTGATGGCGGCCGAGCTGATCGCGACCTCCCCGGAGCTCGGTGAGGGCCTCGGGCAGTACCTGCACAACGGCATGTCGCTGTCGGACATCTCGATGGTGTTCGCCGGCATCGTGCTGATCTTCGTGGTCGGCGTCGGCATCGAGTTGCTGGTGTTCCGCCCGCTCGAGAACACCGTGTTGCGCGCGCGAGGACTACGTCCTGTCCAGTAA
- a CDS encoding PLD nuclease N-terminal domain-containing protein — protein MVRFLPFLISLVLSVYALFSCIQTPDEDVPHLPKLVWIVLIVFVPFVGPIVWLLMSRTQGGGGREAVVRPSRPVSRPLAPDDDPDFLKSLDRYRDPRTTIKPPEPEEPKSPKKPKNPKGTAKDDDSPSEEDEGTA, from the coding sequence GTGGTTCGATTCCTGCCGTTCCTGATCAGCTTGGTGCTCAGCGTGTATGCGCTGTTCTCCTGCATCCAGACACCCGACGAGGACGTGCCGCACCTGCCCAAGCTGGTGTGGATCGTCCTGATCGTGTTCGTCCCGTTCGTGGGGCCGATCGTCTGGCTGCTGATGTCGCGCACCCAGGGCGGCGGCGGCCGCGAGGCCGTCGTACGGCCGTCGCGGCCGGTCAGCCGCCCGCTGGCACCCGATGACGATCCGGACTTCCTGAAGTCACTGGACCGCTACCGGGACCCGCGCACGACGATCAAGCCGCCGGAGCCCGAGGAGCCCAAGAGCCCCAAGAAGCCGAAGAACCCCAAGGGCACGGCGAAGGACGACGATTCCCCGTCCGAGGAGGACGAGGGAACTGCCTGA
- a CDS encoding WhiB family transcriptional regulator yields the protein MSRGMPRLPRPLMDLWDWQSQAACRDVNPELFFSPESERGVRKRAREMVAKSLCGTCPVQPECRQHALSVGEPYGVWGGTTESERDNTVLPEHRKSA from the coding sequence ATGTCGAGAGGGATGCCTCGCCTGCCCCGCCCGCTCATGGATCTGTGGGACTGGCAGTCACAAGCCGCATGCCGGGACGTCAACCCGGAGCTCTTCTTCTCACCCGAATCGGAGCGTGGCGTTCGCAAACGCGCCCGCGAGATGGTGGCCAAGTCGCTGTGCGGGACCTGCCCGGTCCAGCCCGAATGCCGGCAGCACGCGCTCTCCGTCGGAGAGCCGTACGGCGTCTGGGGTGGCACGACGGAGTCCGAGCGCGACAACACCGTCCTCCCCGAGCACCGGAAATCGGCGTAG
- the crcB gene encoding fluoride efflux transporter CrcB, whose amino-acid sequence MNILLVALGAAVGAPLRFLVDKHMVGRLLLGARIETPLPWGTFAVNVLGSFLLGLLTGVGNHTIALLVGVGFCGAFTTYSTFAAETTALAGSGHRGKALLNVVLNLGTGLVAAVVGAWLSK is encoded by the coding sequence ATGAACATCCTGCTGGTCGCACTCGGCGCGGCGGTCGGTGCGCCGCTCAGGTTCCTGGTGGACAAGCACATGGTGGGGCGGTTGTTGCTCGGCGCCCGGATCGAGACCCCGTTGCCCTGGGGAACCTTCGCCGTCAACGTCCTCGGCAGTTTTCTGCTCGGGTTGCTGACCGGCGTCGGCAATCACACGATCGCTTTGCTCGTCGGCGTCGGGTTCTGCGGCGCGTTCACGACGTACAGCACGTTCGCGGCCGAGACGACCGCGCTGGCCGGTTCCGGACATCGCGGCAAGGCGTTGCTCAACGTCGTACTGAACCTGGGTACCGGACTCGTCGCAGCCGTTGTCGGAGCGTGGCTCAGCAAGTGA
- a CDS encoding CrcB family protein, which translates to MRAEPGLLRILGVVALGGVIGSLARYGLAEAVPHGASGFPWATFVTNVLGCFAIGVLLARLTPRHHPLLRPFLGTGILGGFTTFSTFAVDTEKLLHVQMVVAFVYFFGTVAAALAAATIGELVGGRRR; encoded by the coding sequence ATGAGAGCTGAACCGGGACTGCTACGCATCCTCGGCGTCGTCGCTCTCGGTGGTGTGATCGGCTCACTGGCCCGCTACGGGCTCGCCGAAGCGGTACCGCATGGAGCGTCCGGATTCCCCTGGGCGACGTTCGTCACGAACGTGCTGGGATGTTTCGCGATCGGGGTCCTGCTCGCGCGGTTGACCCCGCGACACCATCCGCTGCTACGGCCCTTCCTCGGCACCGGCATCCTCGGCGGATTCACGACGTTCTCGACCTTCGCGGTCGACACCGAGAAGTTGCTGCACGTGCAGATGGTTGTTGCATTCGTCTACTTCTTCGGCACGGTCGCCGCGGCGTTGGCAGCGGCAACGATCGGCGAACTCGTGGGCGGACGGCGCCGATGA
- a CDS encoding histidine phosphatase family protein — protein sequence MTQIYLVRHGEPDYEPIDSRGLPGTAADSAPLSAVGMKQAEELADLLGGIRATYLVSSPFTRALHSAAIIGHRLALGVRVDYDLRDWMPDQTGLWRSIADLHAAQAEFEAYDGEWPEGVQRPWEPLSQVRERARAALARHTASTDGPVLAITHATVIRALTGEKGTAHGAHEYYRYDPANES from the coding sequence GTGACGCAGATCTACCTGGTCCGGCACGGTGAGCCGGACTACGAGCCGATCGACTCCCGGGGCCTGCCCGGGACCGCGGCCGACTCCGCCCCGCTCAGTGCCGTCGGGATGAAGCAGGCCGAGGAGCTCGCCGACCTGCTCGGCGGCATCCGCGCGACGTACCTGGTCAGCTCGCCGTTCACCCGCGCCCTGCACAGTGCCGCGATCATCGGCCACCGGCTCGCCCTCGGCGTGCGGGTCGACTACGACCTCCGCGACTGGATGCCGGACCAGACCGGCCTGTGGCGCAGCATCGCCGACCTCCACGCCGCGCAAGCCGAGTTCGAGGCGTACGACGGCGAGTGGCCGGAAGGTGTCCAGCGACCGTGGGAGCCGCTGTCCCAGGTCCGCGAGCGGGCCCGCGCCGCTCTCGCCCGGCACACTGCCAGCACCGACGGACCGGTCCTGGCGATCACGCACGCCACGGTGATCCGGGCACTGACCGGCGAGAAGGGGACGGCCCACGGCGCCCACGAGTACTACCGCTACGATCCGGCGAATGAGAGCTGA